From a single Oreochromis niloticus isolate F11D_XX linkage group LG3, O_niloticus_UMD_NMBU, whole genome shotgun sequence genomic region:
- the LOC112846123 gene encoding programmed cell death 1 ligand 1-like encodes MSSVTSASLCWTLLFAYLFCVSADQKNIKAVFGQTVTLPCQAPKNNKSIIAAEWSRNDLGDKYLLLYWKEQFDPTNQHPSFKNRVDLQDRQMKDGDVSLILKEVTTADSGTYECRVVQRGTNMDDETISTIYLRVVAQGKTVDCDQRTG; translated from the exons ATGTCCTCTGTAACATCTGCATCTCTCTGCTGGACTTTACTTTTTGCTTACCTCTTCtgtgtctctgcag accagaaaaacatcaaaGCAGTGTTTGGACAGACGGTCACTCTGCCATGTCAAGctccaaaaaacaacaagtcCATCATTGCTGCAGAGTGGAGCAGAAATGATCTTGGGGATAAATATTTACTTTTGTACTGGAAAGAGCAGTTTGATCCAaccaaccagcatccatcttttaagaaccgggttgatctgcaggacagacagatgaaggatggagacgtgtcctTGATTCTGAAGGAAGTGACGACTGCGGACagtggaacatacgagtgtcgtgtTGTACAGAGAGGAACAAATATGGATGATGAAACCATCAGCACCATCTACCTTAGAGTCGTTGCTCAAGGTAAGACAGTAGATTGTGATCAGAGGACAGGTTGA